The region CGCATTCTCGGCACGGACGATGACGAAAACGGTACCGGGGAGGACGACCGGAACGCCAACCTGTACGATGGTAAGGGACTGCAGACGTTCCAGTATGTGCGCACCGGGCGAAAAGTGGTCACGGACGACAGTATCGGATTGTTCCGTGATGAGCATTCGGCACCGTTCTCACACAAGACCAAAAGCCAGATCAACTTGACCATCTTCCCGCTAGAGAAGGATGCCAAACCGGCCGCTGGTGCCAAGGGAGGGGCCCTGTTGGCGAAGAAGTTACTGCTGAAATCTCCCAAACTGGACGATAGTGTCGTCGACGGAAAGGAGGCACACAAGGAGCAAAAGGATAAAGTTGGTCCCACGGTGGGAGCTCAGGCCATTTACGACAGTGAGCGGAACATCATTTCGAACGAAGCGACCACGAAAGGGCTGGGAAGTGGTCCCGGTGCCGGACTGTTTAGCAAGTTTAACACGCTCATCTTCAACCAACCACCGTTGGAAATGACGACGGCAGCGTCGGCCGCTTCCATCGATGGTAGCGACGAGGTGGATGGAACGATCGATCAGGACGAGTTCGACACCGACAACGATAAGGTGAATCTGTTTACCAAAAGTTCGAAAAACGAGTGCCTTCACCGTGCGCAGTCGTCCTCGGTCGAAGAGGATGACAAAAACTATGACGAACTCAACAGCTTGCTTGGCAACAGCAAAGGTTTCGATTTCCTCAATAACTGGTAAATCTTCCACGATCATGCCAGATCGACGAGAACGATCGATTTCTGGTTTCTTGCCTTGGCCACAACACCTTCCTTCTAGTCTAATTTGCACAACCGCGCACATCGTAACCGGATTAaggacactcgctcgctctctttcgtgTAGGtaattatctctctctttagaTGGTTTTGATGATCTTTAGTACATCAAAATCATCATAACTTATACCCTCCTTAGTGCGTTCCTTGATCAGCTTGCTAATCTAAATTCACCTTAGTTTGCTTAGATCGCGCCGCCTAAAGGCGTAAAAATACTCAAAGTCATACAAATCTCGATCAATATCAAATTATTCCAAACAGACTGAACAACCCACATACATACGCACTAGCTCTGATAACGTAGATTGTGAGCTAGGGTAGACGGTTAGTTCGTTAGTTCAACCGTACCACGAAACGGTAGAAACCGAATTTACTACAtggaaaccaaaaaagaaagaacaaaatCACACAATCTTCAACTACTCATCGCAGGGAAACTATCCTGATGTAGgccatcatcgatcgctcCCATTAGAAGTTAAGAATCTATGCTCAGTAGGAAAAACTCGTGGCTCTGGTCTCGAACACACTTTCGTTTAAATGATCCATCACCCATTCACGTTCATCATTAACCAAGGATCCAAGAGGGCTCTAAAATCTTATCGTATAAGATCGAATATTTATTCACGAAATCCATTTCATCACATCAACATTATACCCGCGCAGAACGGTATCGGTAAACAGTAATACCTCATCTTCTCCAAACACTCTTTAGTAGTGTATTGCAACGATCGTATCCGGAGGCCCTATCCGGGAGTTGCGTAACAGACTTATACTTAGAGCTCGCATGCAGCAGTAGAAGTTAATAAAGTGTAATGGAGCATCCAAACATTTCTCTTGACAGTGCTTTACTCGATTGCAAACTA is a window of Anopheles aquasalis chromosome 2, idAnoAquaMG_Q_19, whole genome shotgun sequence DNA encoding:
- the LOC126571819 gene encoding uncharacterized protein LOC126571819; the protein is MAAAPDRSFVSEYFANLNEISKKIALDIEEIRSAYEHIWDDLSREEQMEIVNETIIKPELALKYFDNFSTSTDSLQRILGTDDDENGTGEDDRNANLYDGKGLQTFQYVRTGRKVVTDDSIGLFRDEHSAPFSHKTKSQINLTIFPLEKDAKPAAGAKGGALLAKKLLLKSPKLDDSVVDGKEAHKEQKDKVGPTVGAQAIYDSERNIISNEATTKGLGSGPGAGLFSKFNTLIFNQPPLEMTTAASAASIDGSDEVDGTIDQDEFDTDNDKVNLFTKSSKNECLHRAQSSSVEEDDKNYDELNSLLGNSKGFDFLNNW